In a genomic window of Streptomyces roseoviridis:
- a CDS encoding DUF2797 domain-containing protein produces the protein MDQPVPTSGSHVCHGITWANGAPQLLLAPMPDGPLVYAGIMGRRLGYQVTGTGRWCTGRYRFVDRLHVEAVACPHRAPAETGAQCVTCTSRDDFRFAHQFHAGGHVPPALASYMAQPHWLYLATFADGTTKVGTAAEPRGRSRLAEQGALVATFLTMCSDGRTVRFAEDALTRRLGLTQTVRAAAKLKALAGERDLAPARAAHEQHLRQAAEALADMSIPAVPQPWTPPSEGDLLRSPDTEFGLYPHDPREGEHGLTVLACVGSQVLATLDGDDLPYLLDLGVLKGHRINLGPQFSSPATAVQSALF, from the coding sequence ATGGACCAGCCCGTACCCACCAGCGGATCACACGTATGCCACGGCATCACCTGGGCAAACGGCGCACCCCAACTGCTGCTCGCCCCGATGCCCGACGGGCCCTTGGTGTATGCCGGGATCATGGGCCGGCGCCTCGGCTACCAAGTCACCGGTACCGGCCGGTGGTGCACCGGCCGGTACCGCTTCGTCGATCGCCTCCATGTCGAAGCCGTTGCCTGCCCCCACCGAGCGCCGGCCGAGACGGGTGCCCAGTGCGTCACCTGCACCTCACGAGACGACTTCCGCTTCGCCCATCAGTTCCACGCCGGCGGCCATGTACCTCCCGCCTTGGCCTCGTACATGGCCCAGCCGCACTGGCTGTACCTGGCGACGTTCGCCGACGGCACCACCAAGGTCGGGACTGCGGCCGAGCCACGGGGTCGCTCGCGCCTCGCCGAACAGGGAGCCCTCGTGGCGACCTTCCTCACCATGTGCTCGGACGGGCGTACGGTGAGGTTCGCCGAGGACGCCCTCACGCGCCGCCTCGGCCTGACGCAGACGGTCCGGGCCGCAGCCAAGCTGAAGGCCCTGGCCGGGGAGCGCGACCTCGCCCCGGCCCGCGCCGCCCATGAGCAGCACCTTCGCCAGGCAGCCGAGGCTCTGGCCGACATGAGCATCCCGGCCGTGCCGCAGCCGTGGACGCCACCGAGCGAAGGCGACCTGCTCCGATCCCCCGACACCGAGTTCGGCCTGTACCCGCACGATCCGCGCGAGGGCGAGCACGGCCTGACCGTGCTCGCCTGCGTCGGCTCTCAGGTCCTCGCCACCCTCGACGGCGACGACCTGCCCTATCTGCTGGACCTGGGTGTCCTCAAGGGCCACCGGATCAACCTCGGCCCGCAGTTCTCCTCGCCGGCCACCGCCGTCCAGTCCGCCCTCTTCTGA
- a CDS encoding heavy-metal-associated domain-containing protein produces the protein MSAYTTTYKVDGVNSAHCKGVVTKALGEIEGVDAIDITIGTGLVTVHSTAALDDTVVEETIEDAGYDYRGRA, from the coding sequence ATGTCTGCGTACACCACCACCTACAAGGTCGACGGCGTCAACAGCGCCCACTGCAAGGGTGTCGTCACGAAGGCGCTCGGCGAGATCGAGGGAGTCGACGCCATCGACATCACGATCGGCACCGGCCTCGTCACCGTCCACAGCACCGCCGCGCTCGACGACACGGTCGTCGAGGAGACGATCGAGGACGCCGGCTACGACTACCGCGGCCGCGCCTGA
- a CDS encoding F510_1955 family glycosylhydrolase, with protein sequence MSPSSTPSPRKRTRGLLAVGAIAAGTVLLAACGEGGSADGAAAQGKEPQPALHSHIHGLGIDPEDGRLYVATHEGIYTADDKGSPQLVGNSRDDFMGFTVAGAKTFLASGHPAPGSDQPDNHGLIKSTDAGKSWKTASLKGEADFHSLDHAKGITYGYDSTGGLLRVSKDGRTWQDRARLQALDFAVNPAEPNQLVATTAEGVARSTDGGATFAPGQGPGMEFLSWASPESLFGVDFTGALSISSDGGSTWKKTASVPGGQPQALTAVDEKHILAATQDGIYESRDAGKTFTKRLSVASGDHH encoded by the coding sequence ATGTCCCCCTCCTCGACTCCTTCCCCCCGCAAGCGCACCCGCGGTCTTCTCGCGGTGGGCGCCATCGCCGCCGGAACCGTCCTGCTCGCCGCATGCGGCGAGGGCGGCTCCGCCGATGGTGCCGCCGCTCAGGGCAAGGAGCCGCAGCCCGCGTTGCACAGCCACATCCACGGACTCGGAATCGACCCGGAGGACGGGCGGCTCTACGTGGCCACCCACGAGGGGATCTACACCGCGGACGACAAGGGGAGCCCTCAGCTCGTCGGGAACAGCAGGGACGACTTCATGGGCTTCACCGTGGCCGGCGCCAAGACCTTCCTGGCCAGCGGCCACCCGGCCCCCGGCAGTGACCAGCCGGACAACCACGGGCTGATCAAGAGCACCGATGCCGGAAAGTCCTGGAAGACCGCTTCGCTCAAGGGCGAGGCGGACTTCCACAGCCTCGACCACGCCAAGGGCATCACTTACGGGTACGACAGCACGGGCGGTCTGTTGCGCGTCAGCAAGGACGGCAGGACCTGGCAGGACCGTGCCCGTCTGCAGGCCCTCGACTTCGCGGTGAACCCCGCCGAGCCGAACCAGCTCGTCGCCACCACGGCGGAGGGCGTCGCGCGCAGCACGGACGGAGGCGCGACCTTCGCCCCCGGCCAGGGGCCGGGGATGGAATTCCTCTCCTGGGCGTCCCCGGAATCCCTCTTCGGCGTCGACTTCACCGGTGCCCTCAGCATCAGCTCGGACGGCGGAAGCACCTGGAAGAAGACGGCTTCCGTACCCGGAGGCCAGCCGCAGGCCCTGACCGCCGTCGACGAAAAGCACATCCTCGCGGCCACCCAAGACGGCATCTACGAGTCCCGGGACGCGGGGAAGACGTTCACCAAGCGCCTCTCCGTGGCAAGCGGCGATCACCACTGA
- a CDS encoding SGNH/GDSL hydrolase family protein: MLERQSTVGSAPIGSFVALGDSFTEGLGDEAPDGALLGWADRLADLLARRSPVPFRYANLAVRGRLIDEILEEQVPQVAELTPDLVSFCAGGNDILRLGSSVDRIAERFEEAVVELSSHAKTVLVFTGFDPRGTPVLRRLRGKIATYTAHIHAIADRHGCLVVDLWSMKALQHPRAWSDDRLHLSSEGHRQVALRAAGVLGLRPTRSAPATHALQGRVRQPQRLDDLRWAKEHFLPWLGQHLLGRASDEVLEPKRPQLLPL; this comes from the coding sequence ATGCTGGAGAGGCAGAGCACAGTTGGCAGCGCCCCCATCGGCTCGTTCGTGGCTTTGGGAGACAGCTTCACCGAGGGGCTCGGCGACGAGGCTCCCGACGGCGCTCTCCTGGGGTGGGCCGATCGCCTCGCCGATCTGCTGGCCCGCCGCTCGCCGGTGCCCTTCCGTTACGCCAATCTCGCCGTTCGTGGCCGGCTCATCGACGAGATCCTCGAGGAGCAGGTGCCGCAGGTAGCCGAACTGACGCCGGACCTGGTGAGCTTCTGCGCCGGCGGCAACGACATTTTACGGCTGGGCAGTTCCGTGGATCGCATCGCAGAGCGGTTCGAGGAAGCAGTGGTCGAGCTCAGCTCCCACGCGAAGACCGTGCTCGTGTTCACCGGCTTCGATCCCCGGGGCACACCCGTACTGCGCCGACTGCGCGGAAAGATCGCCACTTACACCGCGCACATCCACGCCATAGCGGACCGGCACGGATGCCTGGTCGTGGACCTCTGGTCGATGAAGGCCCTTCAGCATCCCCGCGCGTGGAGCGATGACCGCCTGCACCTGTCGTCCGAAGGGCACCGACAGGTCGCGCTACGAGCCGCAGGCGTTCTGGGGCTACGCCCGACGCGAAGCGCACCCGCAACCCACGCGCTGCAGGGACGCGTACGGCAGCCCCAGAGGCTGGACGACCTTCGCTGGGCCAAGGAGCACTTCCTTCCCTGGCTCGGCCAGCACCTGCTCGGCAGGGCCTCTGACGAGGTCCTGGAGCCGAAGCGTCCGCAACTTCTGCCCCTGTAG
- a CDS encoding class I SAM-dependent methyltransferase, whose protein sequence is MPEIVNTQQAQAWNGSEGDHWARHQDRWNAVNEGFNEPLLTATSITGDCHTLDLGCGAGQTTRLAALRAPEGRALGLDLSAPMLAEARTRAAVEGVANVSFVQGDAQVHPFEEAAFDAAISRYGVMFYTDPEKAFANIGRALRPGGRLAFICPSAPELNGWVTAMTSLEGILPTGDFRTPGDGPGMFSLSAPERVRSVLIAAGYTDITVDEVTAYGTWGQDAADAADFLLATGPGRHLMQQADPPTQARARKALTAHLAAHETPDGTVRLLSTSWLVTAERPQG, encoded by the coding sequence ATGCCGGAGATCGTCAACACCCAGCAGGCGCAAGCGTGGAACGGTTCCGAAGGTGACCACTGGGCTCGCCACCAAGACCGCTGGAACGCTGTCAACGAAGGCTTCAACGAGCCCCTGCTGACCGCCACCTCCATCACAGGCGACTGCCACACCCTCGACCTCGGTTGCGGTGCCGGCCAGACCACGCGCCTCGCCGCCCTTCGAGCCCCCGAGGGTCGTGCGCTCGGCCTGGACCTGTCCGCACCGATGCTCGCCGAGGCGCGCACGCGTGCGGCGGTCGAGGGAGTGGCCAACGTCTCCTTCGTCCAGGGCGACGCTCAGGTGCATCCCTTCGAGGAGGCCGCGTTCGACGCCGCCATCAGCCGTTACGGCGTGATGTTCTACACGGACCCCGAGAAGGCGTTCGCCAACATCGGACGCGCCCTGCGCCCCGGCGGCCGCCTCGCCTTCATCTGCCCCTCCGCCCCGGAGCTCAACGGCTGGGTGACGGCCATGACATCCCTGGAAGGCATCCTGCCGACGGGCGACTTCCGCACACCGGGCGACGGGCCCGGCATGTTCTCCTTGTCCGCACCGGAACGTGTCCGCTCCGTCCTCATCGCTGCCGGCTACACCGACATTACGGTCGACGAGGTGACGGCGTACGGCACCTGGGGCCAAGACGCCGCGGACGCTGCGGACTTTCTGCTGGCCACGGGCCCCGGGCGCCATCTCATGCAGCAGGCCGACCCGCCCACCCAGGCCCGCGCCCGCAAGGCGCTCACCGCCCACTTGGCCGCCCATGAGACGCCCGACGGTACGGTTCGCCTTCTGAGCACCTCCTGGCTGGTTACGGCGGAACGCCCACAGGGCTAG
- a CDS encoding NUDIX hydrolase has translation MSQGDAVQVVMDEAVADARLAALEFDDARAWLEEARQGPMEPLAAEVWVTDPASEYVLLVKHRVRGWVPPGGKVEPGETPRVAAARELLEETGLRAALLAEPAAVAVRSYRADWSPTLGLSYAAIVDRAVPLGGEQGQPAAWFRLDEEWQSVFPDDRHRMRAHARRLAARLELGAR, from the coding sequence GTGAGCCAAGGTGATGCTGTTCAGGTGGTCATGGACGAGGCTGTCGCGGATGCCCGCCTCGCCGCGTTGGAGTTTGATGACGCGCGTGCGTGGCTGGAGGAAGCCCGACAAGGTCCGATGGAGCCGCTGGCGGCCGAGGTCTGGGTCACCGACCCCGCCTCTGAGTACGTGCTGCTGGTCAAGCACCGTGTGCGTGGATGGGTACCGCCCGGTGGCAAGGTCGAGCCCGGCGAGACGCCGCGCGTCGCTGCGGCTCGAGAGCTGTTGGAGGAGACAGGACTGCGGGCAGCCCTGTTGGCGGAGCCAGCGGCTGTGGCGGTGCGGTCCTACCGAGCCGACTGGTCTCCCACCTTGGGCCTTTCCTACGCCGCCATCGTCGACCGTGCGGTCCCACTCGGAGGAGAACAGGGCCAGCCGGCCGCCTGGTTCCGTCTTGACGAGGAGTGGCAGAGCGTGTTTCCGGACGATCGGCACCGCATGCGCGCGCACGCCCGGCGTTTGGCTGCCAGGCTGGAGTTGGGCGCTCGCTGA
- a CDS encoding TetR/AcrR family transcriptional regulator produces the protein MSPRGVATPDVRERLFAAAERVVERDGPGALTSRAVTTEAGCAKGLLHTHFAGLDEFVAELVLDRFARTAERAGALPRLVGQSTVTGNLNAVVLALFASGGPALSGLAMTRPAASLRVREAFQAGAPGFAAIEETVADYLQAERELGRVPSRVDAGAAALALVGTCHHLLMMSWPGTPDPRPAVERLVTALVS, from the coding sequence ATGTCACCGCGCGGAGTGGCGACCCCGGACGTGCGCGAGCGCCTGTTCGCGGCGGCGGAACGCGTCGTCGAGAGGGACGGGCCGGGCGCCCTCACCAGCCGTGCCGTCACCACGGAGGCGGGATGCGCCAAGGGGCTGCTTCACACGCACTTCGCAGGCCTCGACGAGTTTGTGGCCGAGCTCGTCCTCGACCGGTTCGCGCGCACCGCCGAGCGGGCCGGGGCCCTTCCCCGGCTCGTCGGACAGAGCACGGTGACAGGGAACCTGAACGCCGTCGTCCTCGCTCTGTTCGCCTCCGGCGGCCCTGCCCTTTCGGGCCTCGCCATGACCCGGCCAGCCGCCTCACTGCGGGTCCGGGAGGCCTTCCAGGCCGGGGCCCCCGGCTTCGCGGCGATCGAGGAGACCGTCGCCGACTACCTCCAGGCGGAGCGGGAGCTCGGCCGGGTACCCAGCCGCGTGGACGCGGGCGCGGCGGCCCTTGCTCTCGTTGGCACCTGCCACCACCTGCTGATGATGTCGTGGCCGGGCACGCCCGATCCGCGTCCGGCCGTCGAACGACTCGTCACCGCACTCGTGAGCTAG
- a CDS encoding class I SAM-dependent methyltransferase — MTPQDALLGWDEDANALAYEAFTRTHPMYNATSSDLARRVGLADSRLVVDLCGGSGATARAILDQLPAGARLLSVDNAAAMQRVGKRTLSDDRLSWITAPAEQLAAHVPTGEVDAVVCNSAIWKTQTPAVFDAVARALRPGGLFAFNIGGGFAGVRHPDEHAVRTGPSLNTLINQVAARDHGYTPPSATRSAPMMPLEQVAAQLAAAGLTVVNSEVTAQHSTMAEKKAWLSIPVFARPADRGFTHAQRMEILEAAYALTTPDTPTVTSWLVVVAQRPADAP; from the coding sequence ATGACTCCCCAGGACGCCCTCCTCGGCTGGGACGAGGATGCCAACGCCCTGGCGTACGAAGCCTTCACCCGTACTCACCCGATGTACAACGCCACCAGCAGTGACCTCGCCCGGCGGGTCGGGCTGGCCGACTCCCGCCTGGTGGTGGACCTGTGCGGCGGGTCCGGTGCAACCGCCCGCGCGATCCTCGACCAGCTCCCCGCCGGCGCGCGGCTCCTCTCCGTGGACAACGCCGCCGCGATGCAGCGTGTCGGCAAGCGCACGCTGTCCGACGACCGGTTGTCCTGGATCACGGCGCCGGCCGAGCAGCTCGCCGCCCATGTGCCGACCGGCGAGGTGGACGCGGTCGTGTGCAACTCGGCGATCTGGAAGACCCAGACCCCCGCCGTCTTCGACGCCGTGGCACGCGCCCTGCGGCCCGGCGGCCTGTTCGCCTTCAACATCGGCGGCGGCTTCGCCGGCGTACGGCACCCCGACGAACACGCCGTGCGCACAGGTCCGTCGCTCAACACCCTGATCAACCAAGTCGCCGCCCGGGACCACGGCTACACCCCACCGTCGGCCACCCGTTCGGCGCCGATGATGCCGCTGGAGCAGGTCGCAGCCCAGCTGGCCGCCGCCGGGCTGACGGTCGTCAACTCCGAGGTCACCGCCCAGCACAGCACAATGGCCGAGAAGAAGGCGTGGCTGTCCATCCCCGTCTTCGCCCGGCCGGCGGACCGAGGCTTCACCCATGCTCAGCGCATGGAGATCCTGGAGGCCGCCTATGCCCTGACCACCCCTGACACGCCGACCGTGACGAGCTGGCTCGTCGTCGTCGCCCAGCGGCCCGCGGACGCGCCGTGA
- a CDS encoding heavy metal translocating P-type ATPase, whose product MSTPTTAGAAQVELAIGGMTCASCAARIEKKLNRMDGVEATVNYATEKAKVTFSADIPVADLIATVEATGYTAAEPEPERPAASGGADGGGGPTDEEKADEELRPLKQRLVTAVALAVPVIAMAMVPALQIEYWQWLSLTLAAPVVTYAAWPFHRAAWTNARHGAATMDTLISVGTVAAFLWSLWALFFGTAGTPGMTHPFEFTIARTDGAGNIYLEAAAGVTAFILAGRYFEARSKRKAGAALKALMQLGAKEVTVLRNGREVTVPTAELQVGDRFLVRPGEKIATDGTVVEGSSAVDASMLTGESVPVEVGVGDSVTGATLNAGGRLVVEATRVGADTQLARMAKLVEDAQNGKAAAQRLADRISAVFVPIVIALSLGTLGFWLGTGQGLTSAFTAAVAVLIIACPCALGLATPTALMVGTGRGAQLGILIKGPEVLETTRKVDTIVLDKTGTVTTGRMTLIKVHTAAGTDETDVLRLAGALEHSSEHPIAQAVATGAAAKVGTLPAPEDFVNVPGLGVQGVVDGHAVLVGREKLLDEWAVTLPASLKSAKDAAEKAGKTAIAVAWDGEARAVLEVADAVKETSAEAIRRLRALGLTPILLTGDNKAVAEAVAAEVGIDEVIAEVMPQDKVDVVKKLQGEGRSVAMVGDGVNDAAALAQADLGLAMGTGTDAAIEAGDLTLVRGDLRAAADAIRLSRKTLGTIRSNLFWAFAYNVAALPLAAAGLLNPMIAGAAMAFSSVFVVGNSLRLRGFQPIDK is encoded by the coding sequence ATGAGCACCCCAACGACGGCCGGCGCCGCCCAGGTCGAGCTCGCCATCGGCGGCATGACCTGCGCCTCGTGCGCGGCCCGTATCGAGAAGAAGCTCAACCGCATGGACGGGGTCGAGGCCACCGTCAACTACGCGACCGAGAAGGCGAAGGTCACCTTCTCCGCCGACATCCCGGTCGCCGACCTGATCGCCACCGTCGAGGCCACCGGCTACACGGCCGCCGAGCCCGAGCCCGAGCGCCCGGCCGCGAGCGGCGGCGCCGACGGCGGCGGCGGCCCCACCGACGAGGAGAAGGCCGACGAGGAGCTGCGGCCGCTGAAGCAGCGCCTGGTCACCGCCGTCGCCCTCGCCGTACCGGTCATCGCCATGGCGATGGTCCCGGCCCTGCAGATCGAGTACTGGCAGTGGCTGAGCCTCACGCTCGCCGCGCCGGTCGTCACGTACGCCGCCTGGCCCTTCCACCGGGCCGCCTGGACCAACGCCCGGCACGGCGCCGCCACGATGGACACGCTGATCTCGGTCGGCACCGTCGCCGCGTTCCTGTGGTCGCTGTGGGCGCTGTTCTTCGGCACCGCCGGCACGCCCGGCATGACGCACCCCTTCGAGTTCACCATCGCCCGCACCGACGGCGCCGGGAACATCTACCTGGAGGCCGCGGCCGGCGTCACCGCCTTCATCCTGGCCGGCCGCTACTTCGAGGCCCGCTCCAAGCGGAAGGCGGGCGCGGCGCTGAAGGCGCTGATGCAGCTGGGCGCGAAGGAGGTGACCGTCCTCAGGAACGGCCGGGAGGTCACCGTACCGACCGCCGAACTCCAGGTCGGGGACCGCTTCCTGGTCCGCCCCGGCGAGAAGATCGCGACGGACGGCACGGTCGTCGAGGGCTCCTCGGCCGTCGACGCCTCGATGCTCACCGGCGAGTCCGTGCCCGTCGAGGTGGGGGTCGGCGACTCCGTCACCGGCGCCACCCTGAACGCGGGCGGCCGCCTGGTCGTCGAGGCCACCCGGGTCGGCGCCGACACGCAGCTCGCCCGGATGGCCAAGCTCGTCGAGGACGCCCAGAACGGCAAGGCCGCCGCCCAGCGCCTCGCCGACAGGATCTCGGCCGTGTTCGTGCCGATCGTCATCGCCCTCTCGCTCGGCACCCTCGGCTTCTGGCTGGGTACGGGCCAGGGCCTGACCTCCGCGTTCACCGCGGCCGTCGCCGTCCTGATCATCGCCTGCCCGTGCGCCCTGGGCCTGGCCACCCCGACCGCCCTCATGGTCGGCACCGGCCGCGGCGCCCAGCTCGGCATCCTCATCAAGGGCCCCGAGGTCCTGGAGACCACCCGCAAGGTCGACACCATCGTCCTGGACAAGACCGGCACCGTCACCACCGGCCGGATGACCCTGATCAAGGTCCACACCGCCGCCGGCACGGACGAGACCGACGTGCTGCGCCTCGCCGGTGCCCTGGAGCACTCCTCCGAGCACCCGATCGCCCAGGCCGTCGCCACCGGCGCGGCAGCGAAGGTCGGCACCCTGCCCGCCCCCGAGGACTTCGTCAACGTTCCCGGCCTCGGTGTCCAGGGCGTCGTCGACGGCCACGCCGTCCTCGTCGGCCGCGAGAAGCTGCTCGACGAGTGGGCCGTGACCCTCCCGGCGAGCCTGAAGTCGGCCAAGGACGCCGCCGAGAAGGCCGGCAAGACCGCCATCGCGGTGGCCTGGGACGGCGAGGCCCGCGCGGTCCTGGAGGTCGCCGACGCCGTCAAGGAGACCAGCGCCGAGGCCATCAGGCGGCTCCGTGCGCTCGGCCTGACCCCGATCCTGCTCACCGGCGACAACAAGGCGGTCGCCGAGGCCGTCGCCGCCGAGGTCGGCATCGACGAGGTGATCGCCGAGGTCATGCCGCAGGACAAGGTGGACGTCGTCAAGAAGCTTCAGGGCGAGGGCCGTTCGGTCGCCATGGTCGGCGACGGCGTCAACGACGCCGCCGCGCTCGCCCAGGCCGACCTGGGCCTGGCGATGGGCACGGGCACGGACGCCGCCATCGAGGCCGGCGACCTGACCCTCGTACGGGGCGACCTGCGGGCCGCGGCGGACGCCATCCGGCTCTCCCGCAAGACGCTCGGCACCATCCGCTCGAACCTCTTCTGGGCCTTCGCCTACAACGTCGCCGCCCTGCCGCTCGCCGCGGCCGGACTGCTCAACCCGATGATCGCCGGTGCCGCGATGGCCTTCTCGTCGGTCTTCGTGGTCGGCAACAGCCTGCGCCTGCGCGGCTTCCAGCCCATCGACAAGTAA
- a CDS encoding NUDIX hydrolase, with protein sequence MTPAQASPRLGETPCDHTSVGVLISGPAGLLLFERMTPPVGLAPVAGHVDQHGSPEQAARNEVSEEIGLTVTRLHPLLAQWRPNRCRRTATEPVGHQWWIFQAEAEGALRPSAAEVRAPRWMRPDELQCAALRTVTYAEGHVSGEEFERLPGLTPVWCHFLHALRLITLPAAALAQVDTVL encoded by the coding sequence GTGACACCGGCCCAGGCCTCGCCGAGGCTCGGAGAGACCCCTTGTGATCACACCAGCGTCGGGGTGCTGATCTCCGGCCCCGCCGGACTGTTGCTGTTCGAACGGATGACGCCGCCAGTGGGCCTGGCGCCGGTCGCCGGCCACGTTGACCAGCACGGCAGCCCCGAGCAGGCCGCCCGGAACGAGGTCTCGGAGGAAATCGGCCTCACCGTCACTCGGCTGCACCCGTTGCTGGCGCAGTGGCGCCCGAACCGGTGCCGCCGCACGGCGACGGAGCCCGTCGGGCACCAATGGTGGATCTTCCAGGCCGAAGCCGAAGGCGCCCTGCGCCCCTCGGCTGCGGAAGTCCGGGCACCTCGGTGGATGCGCCCGGACGAGCTCCAATGCGCCGCGCTTCGAACGGTCACGTACGCCGAAGGCCACGTAAGTGGAGAGGAGTTCGAACGGCTGCCGGGCCTCACCCCGGTGTGGTGCCACTTTCTCCACGCCCTCCGGCTGATCACCCTCCCTGCGGCAGCCCTCGCTCAGGTCGACACCGTCCTGTGA